The Montipora capricornis isolate CH-2021 chromosome 3, ASM3666992v2, whole genome shotgun sequence genome window below encodes:
- the LOC138042033 gene encoding uncharacterized protein, giving the protein MKFLPTSFRETQRDWFGKKGKSWHVTVAVTKSNSDNIEARTYVHLFEECTQNWFAVASIIEHTLTTVKEANPSIQEAFLRSDNAGCYHCAYLILSIPSLGDRAGIKIARYDFSDPQAGKDVCDRRIATVKSHMRRYINEGHDIRSASDMKAAIDSYGGVKGCQAAVVKVQEYSHTMKKHTMSGIQALNNFSFESEGLRVWKAYNVGPGKLFSPVKVKGFGTPQGPTDLCVVQPFSIPREETGAFRSTTRRAVLQQTHPSTSQSLVVEDEPPASEAKKVYFSCPEDGCTKTYQSYGNLQKHLDAGKHLLRLERETTYDSIKKKWADTCTEVSRSYLRKETGSSTEDAVDHPVCKIPQGWALKTWRRTIRFTEKVKTHLKSIFLEGEETGRKASAADVCSKMRTQRDESGRKIFAKEEWLAADQIARYFSRLSVLYRSGRLALEQAIPEQKWEREHVTVFPLRACRYFTTMEDNTSSCTESVGPSTARLIHFRVTKRSTTEHCSLLLEKFKAKRKNEARQSGVDVQDSELDVAMEEIWEKWQEAESQDATCDMNKKQIEADKASGEEVRRKACEKLGETSKRKMEEEAAEVKPRKSRRYGSDTIEFLREKAKQDLAIGKEKVQRKEREEERHGRLQEQFLLAQQQQQQYQMQMLNMMQQQNRAIIE; this is encoded by the exons ATGAAATTTTTGCCAACCAGTTTTAGAGAAACTCAGCGAGACTGGTTTGGTAAAAAGGGCAAGTCATGGCACGTAACAGTTGCAGTTACAAAGAGCAATTCAGATAATATTGAG gCCAGAACGTACGTCCATTTGTTTGAGGAATGCACTCAAAACTGGTTTGCGGTGGCTTCAATCATAGAGCATACACTCACAACCGTAAAAGAGGCAAACCCTTCCATTCAAGAAGCATTCTTGCGCAGTGACAATGCTGGATGCTACCATTGTGCTTATCTCATCCTCTCAATTCCAAGCCTTGGAGACCGTGCAGGCATTAAGATAGCCAGATATGATTTTAGTGATCCACAGGCTGGAAAGGACGTCTGTGACAGAAGAATCGCCACGGTTAAAAGCCATATGAGGCGTTACATCAATGAAGGGCATGACATCAGAAGCGCCAGTGATATGAAGGCTGCTATCGATTCCTACGGTGGTGTCAAAGGGTGCCAGGCAGCAGTGGTGAAGGTGCAGGAGTACAGTCACACCATGAAAAAGCATACAATGTCAGGAATCCAGGCTCTCAACAATTTTAGTTTTGAGTCCGAAGGGCTGCGTGTGTGGAAGGCTTACAATGTAGGGCCTGGTAAATTGTTTTCACCAGTAAAGGTAAAAGGATTTGGGACACCTCAGGGACCAACTGACTTGTGCGTTGTGCAGCCCTTCAGCATTCCACGTGAGGAAACCGGTGCTTTCAGGTCAACAACGAGGAGAGCTGTGCTCCAACAAACGCATCCTAGCACGTCACAGTCTCTAGTTGTCGAAGACGAGCCACCAGCTAGTGAAGCCAAGAAAGTGTATTTCTCCTGCCCCGAGGATGGATGTACAAAAACTTACCAGTCTTATGGTAATCTACAAAAACACCTGGATGCAGGAAAGCACCTTCTTCGCCTTGAGAGAGAAACTACTTATGACAGCATTAAGAAAAAATGGGCTGACACGTGCACAGAGGTCTCACGTAGTTACCTACGCAAAGAAACAGGATCAAGCACCGAAGATGCTGTTGACCATCCAGTTTGTAAGATACCCCAAGGATGGGCCCTGAAAACATGGAGACGAACAATCCGCTTCACTGAGAAAGTGAAAACACATCTGAAGAGTATCTTCCTGGAGGGCGAAGAGACAGGGAGAAAAGCCAGTGCTGCAGATGTTTGTAGCAAGATGAGAACTCAGCGCGACGAGAGCGGAAGGAAAATATTCGCCAAAGAAGAGTGGCTGGCGGCCGATCAAATAGCTCGGTATTTCAGCAGACTATCTGTTCTTTATAGGAGTGGCCGACTGGCTCTAGAACAA GCTATTCCCGAACAAAAATGGGAGCGAGAACATGTTACGGTTTTCCCGTTACGCGCATGCAGG TATTTCACGACAATGGAAGACAACACATCAAGCTGTACAGAAAGTGTTGGGCCTTCAACTGCAAG GCTCATTCACTTTCGAGTAACAAAGCGCTCAACGACAGAGCATTGTAGTCTTCTTTTGGAAAAGTTCAAAGCAAAACGTAAAAACGAAGCGAGACAAAGTGGTGTTGACGTTCAGGATTCCGAACTGGATGTTGCTATGGAAGAAATCTGGGAAAAGTGGCAAGAAGCTGAGTCACAAGACGCAACGTGTGATATGAACAAGAAGCAAATTGAGGCGGACAAAGCAAGTGGGGAGGAAGTACGAAGAAAGGCGTGTGAGAAACTGGGAGAAACCTCAAAGAGAAAAATGGAAGAAGAAGCTGCTGAAGTCAAACCCAGAAAGTCAAGGAGGTATGGTAGCGATACCATTGAATTTCTTCGTGAAAAAGCGAAGCAGGACCTTGCAATTGGGAAAGAAAAGGTACAAcgcaaagaaagagaagaagagcGTCATGGTCGATTACAAGAGCAATTTCTACTTGCccagcaacagcagcaacaatatCAAATGCAAATGCTAAATATGATGCAGCAACAAAACAGAGCCATCATCGAATAA